Proteins encoded in a region of the Corynebacterium genitalium ATCC 33030 genome:
- the hrpA gene encoding ATP-dependent RNA helicase HrpA, with translation MSTPESSPPITRDALKARLDELPIAQVRRFDRRLKKAKAPNALAAIHTDLEEEVAKVAAIDALVPQITYPEQLPVSARREDIKNLIRDNQVVVIAGETGSGKTTQIPKMLLELGRGRRGLIGHTQPRRIAARTVAERIADELGQDIGRSVGYAIRFDDRVSATTAVKLMTDGILLAEMQRDRYLNAYDTIIIDEAHERSLNIDFLLGYLKRLLPYRPDLKIIITSATIDPESFAEHFADSDGNPAPIIEVSGRTYPVEIRYRPLETEVPTKDGGTKVVDTDMLDGLIEALKELMAEGDGDILCFFASERDIRDAMELIEKQRWRGVEVTPLFGRLSNAEQHRVFSPHSGRRIVLATNIAETSLTVPGIHYVVDTGLARISRYSTRTKVQRLPIEEISQASANQRSGRSGRIADGIAIRLYSEDNFHARPEFTDPEILRTNLASVILQMTNLRLGDIAEFPFVQPPDKKAVRDGLMLLHELGAITDKEDQDMPVLTGIGRDIARIPVDPRMARMLVEAHRLGVLDDVTVIVASMTIQDVRERPLEFQAQADQAHARFKDKTSDFLAALNLWDYLKDSRNELSGNAFRKRMKKEYLHYMRIREWFDLVRQLREAERQLGWARTATATDDHDDSRDRDPKSIHQALLTGLLSNIGARDGTSKEFKGARGTRFMIFPGSVLAKKPPEFVMAAELVETSRLWARDVAAIDPAWVEKVAGGLLKHNYSEPIWSIKRAAPMVHQKSMLYGVTVVADRLVPYHRVDMDAARTMFIRHALIDGEWNAHHAFLKHNAKLLEEAAKVEEKVRRRGLVVDEEALFDFYDERLPDNIGTGRHFDAWWKKKKHEDAAFLDFDPSALIDDSDADTSEDSFPDKIRQGSIDYDLQYKFEPGDPFDGVTVLVPVPLLAGLEEREFDWLVPGLREELVTELIRSLPKALRKTVVPAPEFAARALDKLVPYESPLNEQLAEVLRSLGGHGINASDFRPEALPPHLKITFASIDRKGKITDHDTSLAALKKRRAGQITSSVAKATKKAESDSVTKWTEDTLGDVPETVTTKIEGNNVDAFPALEATNDGVRVKVFPTKAAADQSMVTATLAMLMRQIDVSVSQMVKGLPLRQRVAVDKYPHGGAAGLVEDARVAAIRDLMFAHGGPVRTPAEFDALLNKVKPEVAGMVRRTVVGIAGGVVEYINTAAELQNWDGPAIDDIRQQMNFLLPKNAITVHGMENLQHLPRYMSAIQIRLEEMNRDPDRDADRQSVVDDVKKYLDAKLARLPQAARKSRAVKDILWRIQELRVSLFAQRLGTAKPVSPRRIEKMVDKL, from the coding sequence ATGAGCACCCCCGAGTCTTCCCCGCCCATCACCCGCGACGCCCTCAAAGCGCGTCTCGACGAGCTGCCGATTGCCCAAGTCCGCCGCTTTGACAGGCGCCTGAAGAAGGCGAAGGCTCCGAACGCTTTAGCCGCGATCCACACCGACTTAGAAGAAGAAGTTGCGAAGGTCGCCGCGATTGACGCTCTGGTCCCGCAGATCACCTACCCGGAGCAGCTTCCTGTCTCCGCCCGACGCGAGGACATCAAGAACCTCATCAGGGACAACCAAGTCGTCGTCATTGCAGGTGAAACGGGATCTGGTAAAACTACCCAGATCCCGAAGATGCTGCTTGAACTGGGCCGTGGCCGGCGTGGGCTGATCGGCCACACCCAACCGCGGCGAATCGCTGCGCGCACTGTCGCTGAGCGCATCGCCGACGAGCTCGGCCAGGACATTGGGCGCTCCGTCGGCTACGCCATCCGCTTCGATGACCGTGTGTCTGCCACGACCGCGGTCAAGCTCATGACGGACGGCATCCTGCTCGCCGAGATGCAGCGGGACCGCTACCTGAACGCCTACGACACGATCATCATCGATGAGGCCCACGAGCGCTCCCTCAACATCGATTTCTTGTTGGGCTACCTCAAGCGGCTTTTGCCGTACCGGCCGGACCTGAAAATCATCATTACCTCCGCCACGATCGACCCAGAGTCGTTCGCGGAGCACTTCGCCGACAGTGACGGTAACCCGGCGCCCATCATTGAAGTCTCGGGGCGCACCTACCCAGTGGAGATCCGCTACCGTCCGCTTGAGACGGAGGTGCCCACGAAAGACGGCGGCACGAAGGTCGTCGACACAGACATGCTCGACGGGCTGATTGAAGCCTTGAAGGAGCTCATGGCGGAAGGTGACGGCGACATCCTGTGCTTCTTCGCCTCCGAGCGTGACATCCGTGACGCAATGGAGCTCATTGAAAAGCAGCGCTGGCGCGGTGTCGAGGTCACTCCCCTGTTCGGCCGACTCTCCAACGCCGAACAGCACCGGGTATTCTCCCCGCACTCCGGGCGCCGCATCGTGCTAGCCACCAACATCGCGGAGACGTCACTGACTGTCCCCGGCATCCACTACGTGGTGGACACCGGCCTGGCGCGCATCTCCCGCTATTCCACGCGCACCAAGGTGCAGCGCCTCCCCATCGAAGAGATCTCGCAAGCCAGCGCCAACCAGCGCTCGGGCCGCTCCGGCCGCATCGCGGACGGTATCGCGATCCGCCTTTATTCAGAGGACAATTTCCACGCCCGCCCCGAATTCACCGACCCCGAGATTCTGCGCACCAACCTGGCCAGCGTCATCCTCCAGATGACGAACCTGCGCTTGGGCGACATCGCGGAGTTCCCGTTCGTCCAGCCACCGGACAAGAAGGCTGTGCGCGACGGCCTCATGCTCTTGCACGAGCTCGGCGCCATCACCGATAAGGAAGACCAAGACATGCCGGTGCTCACAGGCATCGGCCGCGACATCGCGCGCATTCCTGTCGACCCGCGGATGGCCCGCATGCTGGTGGAGGCACACCGCCTCGGTGTACTGGACGATGTCACTGTCATTGTCGCCAGCATGACCATCCAGGATGTCCGCGAACGTCCGTTGGAGTTCCAGGCGCAAGCCGACCAGGCCCACGCGCGTTTCAAGGACAAGACCTCCGACTTTCTCGCTGCGCTGAATTTGTGGGATTACCTCAAAGACTCCCGGAATGAACTGTCCGGCAACGCCTTCCGCAAGCGCATGAAGAAGGAGTACCTCCACTACATGCGCATCCGCGAGTGGTTCGACCTTGTGCGCCAGCTCCGTGAGGCGGAGAGGCAGCTCGGCTGGGCCCGCACCGCCACCGCAACGGACGATCACGATGACTCGCGGGACCGCGACCCCAAGTCCATCCACCAGGCCTTGCTCACCGGCCTGTTGTCCAATATCGGTGCCCGCGACGGCACTTCGAAGGAGTTCAAGGGAGCACGCGGCACACGCTTCATGATCTTCCCCGGTTCGGTGCTGGCGAAGAAGCCGCCGGAGTTCGTGATGGCTGCCGAACTCGTCGAAACGTCTCGTCTGTGGGCGCGTGACGTCGCCGCTATCGATCCCGCCTGGGTGGAGAAAGTCGCCGGCGGCCTGCTCAAGCACAACTATTCCGAGCCGATCTGGTCCATCAAGCGCGCCGCGCCCATGGTGCATCAAAAGTCCATGCTCTACGGAGTCACGGTTGTCGCTGATCGCCTGGTGCCGTACCACCGCGTGGACATGGATGCTGCGCGCACCATGTTCATCAGGCACGCGCTTATCGACGGCGAATGGAACGCCCACCACGCCTTTCTCAAACACAACGCCAAGCTCCTCGAAGAGGCCGCCAAAGTCGAGGAGAAGGTGCGCCGCCGCGGTCTCGTTGTCGACGAGGAGGCGTTGTTCGACTTTTACGACGAACGCCTGCCGGACAACATTGGGACCGGCCGCCACTTCGACGCATGGTGGAAGAAGAAAAAGCATGAGGACGCCGCATTCCTCGACTTCGACCCGAGCGCACTTATCGACGATTCCGACGCTGACACCAGCGAAGACTCCTTCCCCGACAAGATCCGCCAGGGAAGCATTGACTACGACCTGCAATACAAGTTCGAACCGGGCGACCCCTTTGACGGCGTCACCGTCCTTGTCCCTGTTCCCCTGTTAGCGGGTCTGGAGGAGCGCGAATTCGACTGGCTCGTGCCCGGTTTGCGCGAAGAACTAGTCACAGAGCTCATCCGCTCCCTACCAAAGGCGTTGCGCAAGACAGTCGTTCCTGCACCAGAGTTTGCCGCGCGCGCCCTAGACAAGCTCGTTCCTTACGAATCTCCGTTGAACGAGCAGCTCGCCGAGGTGTTGCGCTCCCTCGGAGGGCACGGCATTAACGCATCCGATTTCCGGCCCGAAGCGTTGCCGCCTCACCTGAAGATCACCTTTGCCTCCATCGACCGTAAAGGGAAGATCACCGACCACGACACGTCGCTGGCCGCGCTGAAGAAGCGCCGCGCCGGCCAAATCACCTCGTCTGTAGCAAAGGCGACCAAGAAGGCTGAATCCGACTCAGTTACGAAGTGGACGGAAGACACCCTTGGTGATGTGCCGGAAACTGTGACAACAAAGATCGAAGGCAACAACGTCGATGCTTTCCCCGCCTTGGAGGCGACCAATGACGGCGTACGTGTGAAGGTGTTCCCGACAAAGGCCGCTGCTGATCAATCCATGGTGACGGCGACGTTGGCAATGCTCATGCGCCAAATCGACGTCTCGGTCTCCCAGATGGTGAAAGGCCTGCCGTTGCGGCAGCGTGTGGCCGTCGATAAGTATCCGCACGGTGGTGCCGCTGGGCTGGTCGAAGATGCGCGCGTCGCCGCGATCCGCGATCTCATGTTCGCCCACGGTGGACCAGTGCGTACACCTGCAGAATTCGACGCGCTACTGAACAAGGTCAAGCCCGAGGTGGCCGGCATGGTTCGGCGCACGGTCGTCGGCATCGCCGGTGGTGTGGTCGAATACATCAACACTGCGGCGGAACTTCAGAACTGGGATGGCCCAGCTATCGACGACATCCGCCAGCAGATGAACTTCCTTCTACCCAAGAACGCCATCACAGTGCACGGGATGGAGAATCTTCAACACCTTCCGCGGTACATGTCGGCGATCCAGATTCGGCTCGAGGAGATGAACCGCGACCCCGACCGCGATGCAGACCGCCAATCGGTAGTCGACGACGTGAAGAAGTACCTCGATGCCAAACTGGCCCGGCTACCGCAGGCGGCCCGTAAATCCCGGGCAGTCAAGGACATTCTGTGGCGGATCCAAGAGCTGCGTGTGAGCTTATTCGCTCAGCGACTCGGTACAGCGAAACCGGTAAGCCCGAGGCGGATCGAGAAGATGGTGGATAAGCTCTAG
- a CDS encoding PAC2 family protein — protein MTSNERKMYELEYPAPAVDGTSSGPTLIVAMQGYADAGHAVEGAAGHLKAALDSRTVATFNNDELIDYRSRRPMITMSEHEITDIEEIDLDIRVMRDAKGESFLLLSGPEPDLRWEAFSKAVADLADRFNVDKTICLYAAPMGAPHTRPLVVSAHGNDRDLVGPMFTYDGMVSMPGAAAVMIERELHNRGRRVAGYTAHVPHYVAASPYPQAVYQLLQSVSDTSKLQFPLRSIEQDIARVQQQLAEQTNESEEIAQVVSQLEQHYDSEMASYRDKNPQKMMPGEAQMPSGDEIGEAFENFLAAIDDRDRGLNKGIGSGQSDQTGQSGESSMWQDNDQIDLTDDDE, from the coding sequence ATGACCTCGAACGAGAGGAAAATGTACGAATTGGAGTACCCCGCTCCAGCTGTCGACGGCACCTCCTCTGGCCCGACTCTCATTGTGGCCATGCAGGGTTACGCTGACGCGGGGCACGCAGTCGAAGGTGCCGCCGGGCACCTCAAGGCGGCACTGGATTCCCGCACGGTGGCGACATTCAATAACGACGAGCTCATCGATTACCGCTCCCGTCGCCCCATGATCACGATGAGCGAGCACGAAATCACCGACATCGAAGAGATCGACTTGGACATCCGCGTCATGCGCGATGCTAAGGGAGAATCCTTCCTGCTGTTGTCGGGTCCGGAGCCGGACCTGCGGTGGGAGGCATTCTCCAAGGCGGTTGCAGATCTCGCAGACCGGTTCAACGTGGACAAGACAATCTGCCTGTACGCCGCTCCGATGGGTGCGCCGCACACGCGTCCCCTGGTGGTCTCGGCGCACGGCAATGACCGCGATTTGGTCGGCCCGATGTTCACCTACGACGGGATGGTCTCCATGCCGGGTGCTGCCGCTGTGATGATCGAGCGTGAGCTGCACAACCGCGGTCGCCGGGTCGCCGGCTACACCGCGCATGTGCCGCACTACGTCGCAGCCTCCCCGTATCCACAGGCTGTCTACCAGCTCCTGCAGTCGGTGTCTGACACGTCCAAGCTGCAGTTCCCGCTGCGCTCCATCGAGCAGGACATCGCGCGCGTCCAGCAGCAGCTGGCGGAGCAGACGAACGAGTCGGAGGAAATCGCGCAAGTGGTCTCCCAGCTCGAGCAGCACTACGACTCTGAGATGGCTTCCTACCGCGACAAGAACCCGCAGAAGATGATGCCGGGTGAAGCTCAGATGCCGTCCGGCGACGAGATCGGTGAGGCGTTTGAGAACTTCCTCGCCGCTATCGACGACAGGGATCGCGGCCTGAACAAGGGCATTGGCTCTGGCCAGTCAGACCAGACCGGCCAGTCGGGTGAGTCCAGCATGTGGCAGGACAACGACCAGATCGATCTCACCGACGACGATGAGTGA
- a CDS encoding hydrogen peroxide-inducible genes activator, translating into MNNKEYRPTLAQLRTFVTIAENRHFGSAAAKLNISQPSLSQALVALESGLEIQLIERSTRKVIVTPSGEELLPYAKATLEAADAFVHRARGAQGMLTGSLAIGIIPTIAPYILPELLRIIHERFPALNPKIVEETTPTLLDQLRDGRLDVALIAFPSNVAGLSEIPLYTENFAVAVKDDHPLAGKHDLELSVLDDLDLLLLDDGHCLRDQIMDLCRLAKISLTEVTESVTRASSLTTIIQLVAAGFGSTLLPVSAVSAECSRPGVTVAEFDTAVAAERNVGLVYRSSSTRAAEFTALGAAITKAYENTVAEGEPLGLTV; encoded by the coding sequence ATGAACAATAAGGAGTATCGTCCGACGCTTGCGCAGCTGCGCACGTTTGTCACGATCGCGGAGAACCGCCACTTTGGCTCTGCCGCGGCCAAGCTGAATATCTCCCAGCCCTCACTGTCCCAGGCGCTCGTCGCGCTGGAGTCGGGATTGGAGATCCAGTTGATTGAGCGCTCCACACGTAAAGTCATTGTCACCCCCAGCGGCGAAGAGCTGCTCCCCTACGCCAAAGCCACCTTGGAGGCTGCCGATGCGTTTGTGCATCGGGCACGCGGTGCACAGGGCATGCTGACGGGGTCGCTAGCAATCGGCATCATTCCCACCATCGCGCCGTACATTCTGCCGGAGCTGCTGCGCATTATTCACGAACGCTTCCCGGCACTGAACCCGAAGATCGTGGAGGAAACGACCCCTACGCTGCTGGACCAGCTGCGCGACGGGCGCCTCGACGTCGCTCTTATCGCGTTCCCCTCCAACGTGGCCGGATTGAGCGAAATCCCTTTGTACACCGAGAACTTCGCGGTAGCGGTCAAAGACGACCACCCGTTGGCGGGCAAGCACGACCTCGAGCTCAGCGTGCTCGACGACCTTGATCTGCTGCTGCTTGACGACGGCCACTGTCTCCGTGACCAAATCATGGACCTCTGCCGACTGGCCAAGATCAGCCTGACCGAGGTCACCGAGTCCGTCACCCGGGCATCGTCACTAACCACGATCATTCAGCTCGTCGCAGCCGGCTTCGGTTCCACACTGCTGCCGGTGTCAGCAGTCTCCGCCGAATGCTCCCGCCCCGGCGTGACAGTGGCTGAGTTCGATACCGCCGTGGCGGCAGAACGTAACGTGGGGTTGGTCTACCGTTCCTCCTCCACCCGCGCCGCAGAGTTCACCGCGCTGGGCGCTGCGATTACAAAGGCCTACGAGAACACTGTCGCCGAAGGCGAACCGCTGGGTCTCACTGTCTAG
- a CDS encoding DeoR/GlpR family DNA-binding transcription regulator — protein MNAEERCQLTASHGHVESADPRSQSASRASSSIARAALAHLPDDGVVFVDSGAMAVHVAQSFAEAVTSSGTGNAAALSFVTHSIPVALELSSTAGTHVQLLGGSVNYAAQSTAGDTTLRTLALMRAKVAVIDADALTVNHGLSTDDAQQAAVKSAMVINAEKVVVLCNSARFGQEAVVSYAPLDSIDVLITDADASDEVVQKLSEHGIDVVRTDPDH, from the coding sequence ATGAACGCCGAAGAGCGATGCCAGCTCACCGCCTCCCACGGGCATGTGGAGTCTGCTGACCCGCGCTCGCAATCGGCCTCTCGGGCGAGCTCCTCTATCGCTCGAGCAGCTTTGGCGCACCTGCCAGACGATGGCGTCGTGTTCGTTGATTCCGGTGCAATGGCCGTGCATGTGGCCCAATCGTTCGCAGAGGCGGTGACATCAAGCGGCACCGGCAACGCAGCGGCGTTGTCCTTTGTCACGCACTCCATTCCTGTCGCCCTGGAGTTATCCAGCACAGCCGGTACACATGTTCAGCTCCTGGGCGGCTCCGTGAACTACGCGGCACAGTCCACCGCTGGTGACACGACCTTGCGTACGCTCGCGTTGATGCGGGCAAAGGTCGCCGTGATCGATGCCGACGCTCTCACCGTCAACCACGGCCTGTCTACGGATGATGCCCAACAAGCCGCAGTGAAGTCGGCAATGGTGATCAACGCTGAGAAGGTCGTGGTTCTTTGCAACTCCGCACGGTTCGGCCAGGAAGCGGTAGTCAGTTACGCCCCGCTCGACAGCATCGACGTGCTCATCACTGACGCGGACGCTTCGGATGAGGTGGTGCAGAAGCTGTCTGAACACGGCATCGACGTAGTCCGAACCGACCCAGACCACTAA
- the lexA gene encoding transcriptional repressor LexA, with protein sequence MPQSADKKPDIKTLTERQRRILEVIQDAVVLRGYPPSIREIGDAAGLQSTSSVAYQLKELEKKGFLRRDPNKPRAVDLRHLPENGRKKRKADPKPDDAAPPRYIPVVGQIAAGNPILAEENVDGYFPLPEELVGDGDLYLLQVVGESMRDAGILDGDWVAVRTQPVAEEGQFVAALIEGEATVKEFHRDSSGVWLLPHNEAFAPIKGDDAEIMGLVVSVFRKL encoded by the coding sequence ATGCCCCAGAGCGCAGACAAGAAACCGGACATTAAGACCCTGACAGAGAGGCAGCGCCGCATTCTCGAAGTCATTCAGGATGCGGTGGTGCTCCGCGGCTACCCGCCGAGCATTCGGGAGATCGGCGATGCCGCCGGCCTTCAGTCGACGTCGTCTGTGGCCTACCAGCTCAAGGAATTGGAGAAGAAGGGCTTTCTCCGTCGCGACCCGAACAAGCCCCGCGCCGTTGATCTGCGTCACCTGCCGGAGAATGGCCGGAAGAAGCGCAAGGCTGATCCGAAACCGGACGATGCGGCACCGCCGCGCTACATCCCCGTCGTCGGGCAGATTGCTGCGGGCAACCCGATTCTCGCTGAAGAGAACGTCGACGGCTACTTCCCTCTGCCGGAAGAACTCGTCGGCGACGGTGATCTCTACCTGCTCCAAGTCGTGGGTGAGTCCATGCGCGACGCGGGCATCCTCGACGGCGATTGGGTTGCCGTGCGTACCCAGCCGGTAGCGGAGGAAGGTCAGTTCGTCGCGGCGCTTATTGAGGGGGAAGCAACGGTGAAGGAGTTCCACAGGGATTCCTCCGGTGTGTGGCTTCTCCCCCACAACGAAGCCTTCGCCCCGATCAAGGGGGATGATGCTGAAATCATGGGGCTCGTTGTCTCCGTGTTTCGTAAGCTCTAG
- a CDS encoding DEAD/DEAH box helicase, whose translation MSDATLGDSLADLSDVPQSLFDDAVWDTFIRWTTDRGISLYPAQEEASVAILAGDNVILATPTGSGKSMVANAAHFIAMARGQRSFYTAPIKALVSEKFFALCEIFGPENVGMMTGDATVNGNAPIIAATAEIVANIALREGKNSDIRQVVMDEFHYYSDPERGWAWQVPLLELPKAQFLLMSATLGDTAWLEEDLTRRTGRETTFVGGSQRPVPLDFHYVFTPVHETIEELLEDGKAPIYVVHFSQREATERAQALTSISDMLTRDEKDAIAEAIGDFRFTTTFGKTLSKLLRRGIGIHHAGMLPKYRRLVERLSQTGLLKVICGTDTLGVGINVPIRTVLMTGLAKYDGTRQRIVKSREFHQIAGRAGRAGYDTEGTMIVEAPEHEIENVKLRRKAGDDPKKLKKIRKKSARDGEVSWSEKTYLRLTEAEPEELQSQFTVSNSMLLNVVARPGDGYEHMKHLLRTNHDTRAKQNRDILTALDLFRGLINAGVVERTPDSPAFRPYTLTAELDRDFALNQPLSPFALAFLTLLDPESETYDLDVISAFEAILDDPRQLLQAQQSAARGEEIAALKADGVDYTERMVLIEDVTYPQPLREELEDAYETFVQGNPWAKEFELRPKSVVRDMIEHAMTFSDVIATYGLARSEGVVLRYLTDAWRTLSHSIPEAYMTQRLDDIIVWLGELIRQVDSSLIDEWAHMTDETTPISQSDLERELAFGVEDPTALTANRRAFTIMVRNYFFRLVELFAYEKEKQLEEMLDYMDFADQPDWPALMDDYFDDYEDVELDNDARGPSYFSVSGDDTRMWEVVQILKDPEGDNAFQLHGTVDLDASDAAGEVRLSSLEMKQV comes from the coding sequence ATGAGTGACGCCACGCTCGGTGACAGCCTTGCGGATCTGAGTGACGTCCCGCAGTCGCTTTTCGACGACGCCGTCTGGGACACCTTCATCCGCTGGACCACCGACCGTGGCATCTCCCTTTATCCGGCGCAGGAGGAGGCCTCTGTGGCCATTCTGGCCGGAGACAATGTCATTCTGGCTACCCCCACCGGGTCAGGAAAATCCATGGTGGCCAACGCCGCCCATTTCATCGCCATGGCCCGCGGCCAGCGTAGCTTCTACACCGCTCCGATCAAAGCGCTGGTGAGTGAGAAGTTCTTCGCGCTGTGCGAGATCTTCGGCCCGGAGAACGTCGGCATGATGACAGGCGATGCCACCGTGAACGGCAATGCACCCATCATTGCGGCCACTGCGGAAATCGTCGCCAACATCGCCTTGCGCGAGGGAAAGAACTCCGACATCCGCCAGGTGGTTATGGACGAGTTCCACTACTACTCGGACCCAGAGCGCGGCTGGGCGTGGCAGGTGCCGCTGTTGGAGCTTCCGAAAGCACAATTTCTGCTCATGTCCGCCACCCTCGGCGACACGGCCTGGCTGGAGGAGGACCTCACTCGCCGCACCGGCCGTGAGACGACCTTCGTTGGTGGTTCGCAGCGCCCGGTCCCGCTGGATTTCCACTACGTGTTCACCCCCGTTCACGAGACGATTGAGGAGTTGCTCGAAGACGGGAAAGCGCCGATCTACGTGGTGCATTTCTCGCAGCGGGAGGCGACAGAACGGGCGCAGGCTCTGACGTCGATAAGCGACATGCTCACGCGCGACGAGAAGGACGCGATCGCTGAAGCGATCGGAGACTTCCGCTTCACGACGACCTTCGGCAAGACGCTGTCAAAGCTGCTGCGCCGCGGCATCGGCATCCACCACGCTGGGATGCTGCCGAAGTACCGGCGTCTGGTCGAGCGACTGTCGCAGACTGGTCTGCTGAAGGTCATCTGCGGCACGGACACGCTCGGGGTGGGCATCAACGTCCCGATCCGCACGGTGCTCATGACGGGGCTGGCGAAGTATGACGGAACCCGGCAGCGCATCGTGAAATCCCGCGAATTCCACCAGATTGCAGGACGTGCGGGACGCGCTGGCTACGACACAGAAGGAACGATGATCGTCGAAGCGCCCGAGCACGAGATCGAGAACGTCAAGCTGCGGCGCAAGGCCGGCGACGATCCGAAGAAGCTGAAGAAGATCCGCAAAAAGTCCGCGCGCGACGGTGAAGTGTCGTGGTCAGAAAAAACGTATCTGCGGCTGACCGAGGCAGAGCCGGAAGAGCTGCAGAGCCAGTTCACGGTGTCCAACTCGATGTTGCTCAACGTGGTCGCCCGCCCAGGTGACGGGTATGAGCACATGAAGCATCTGCTGCGCACCAACCACGACACCCGGGCGAAGCAGAACCGCGATATTCTCACCGCCCTCGACCTGTTCCGCGGCCTGATCAACGCCGGTGTGGTGGAACGAACCCCGGACTCGCCCGCGTTCCGGCCGTACACGTTGACGGCGGAGCTTGACCGCGATTTCGCGCTCAACCAGCCGCTGTCCCCCTTCGCTCTGGCTTTTCTCACCCTGCTTGACCCGGAGAGCGAGACGTACGACCTGGATGTCATCTCCGCGTTCGAGGCGATCCTGGATGATCCGCGCCAGTTGCTCCAAGCCCAGCAGTCGGCGGCTCGCGGTGAAGAGATCGCGGCGCTCAAGGCTGACGGTGTGGACTACACAGAACGCATGGTGCTCATCGAAGACGTCACCTACCCGCAGCCACTGCGCGAGGAGCTGGAAGACGCCTACGAGACCTTCGTTCAGGGAAACCCGTGGGCCAAAGAGTTCGAGCTGCGCCCCAAGTCGGTCGTGCGCGACATGATTGAGCATGCGATGACCTTCTCCGATGTCATCGCGACTTACGGTCTCGCCCGCAGCGAAGGCGTGGTGCTGCGCTACCTCACCGACGCGTGGCGCACGCTGTCACACTCCATTCCAGAGGCGTACATGACACAGCGGCTGGACGACATCATCGTGTGGCTCGGTGAGCTTATCCGCCAGGTCGACTCCTCGCTGATCGACGAATGGGCCCACATGACCGACGAGACCACCCCGATCTCTCAATCCGACCTGGAACGAGAGCTGGCCTTCGGCGTGGAGGACCCGACAGCGCTGACGGCGAACCGCCGCGCGTTCACCATCATGGTGCGCAATTATTTCTTCCGCTTGGTTGAGCTCTTCGCCTACGAGAAGGAGAAACAGCTCGAGGAGATGCTCGATTATATGGACTTTGCGGACCAGCCTGACTGGCCGGCACTCATGGACGATTACTTCGACGACTACGAGGACGTGGAGTTGGACAACGACGCCCGCGGCCCGTCCTACTTCAGCGTCTCCGGCGACGACACCCGAATGTGGGAAGTCGTGCAGATTCTCAAAGACCCAGAAGGCGACAATGCCTTCCAGCTGCATGGCACGGTGGACCTCGACGCATCAGACGCCGCCGGTGAAGTGCGTTTGAGTTCGCTGGAGATGAAGCAGGTATAA
- the nrdR gene encoding transcriptional regulator NrdR yields MHCPFCQNDSSRVSDSRLVDAGSAIRRRRECTVCGGRFTTVEKAVLTVVKRNGVSEPFDRDKLIVGVRRACQGRDVSDDALKRLAQEVEEIVRAQGSSQIPSNQIGLAILEPLRALDEVAYLRFASVYKSFESADDFESEIRLMRRKDRGMEGI; encoded by the coding sequence GTGCACTGCCCCTTTTGCCAGAACGATAGCTCTCGGGTTTCTGACTCGCGCCTAGTCGACGCAGGATCGGCCATTCGGCGCCGACGTGAATGCACCGTGTGCGGTGGTCGTTTCACCACGGTCGAGAAAGCTGTCCTGACCGTGGTCAAGCGCAACGGAGTCAGCGAACCCTTCGACCGTGACAAGCTCATTGTCGGCGTACGCCGCGCGTGCCAGGGACGCGATGTCTCCGATGACGCTTTGAAGCGCCTCGCCCAAGAGGTGGAAGAGATCGTCCGCGCGCAGGGAAGCTCGCAGATTCCGTCGAACCAAATCGGCCTTGCCATCCTCGAGCCGCTCCGCGCACTCGACGAGGTCGCCTACCTGCGCTTCGCGTCCGTGTACAAGTCTTTCGAAAGCGCCGACGACTTCGAATCCGAGATCAGGCTGATGCGCCGCAAAGACCGCGGCATGGAAGGCATCTAG